The following DNA comes from Ooceraea biroi isolate clonal line C1 chromosome 11, Obir_v5.4, whole genome shotgun sequence.
GCGTATCGACCACAGTGTGCTGCAAAACGCAGCGTCCGTTCAATATCTCATTTTGCAGAAATTACGCTGCACGTTTTTTACGcaataaagattataaaattaagtaaacCGTGAAGTTACGTACCAGGTCATCCTTCACTTTTTGAAATATGCGCTTGGTCAGGGCGTGCTCCTTCTCGTACGTCTTGTTCGCAAAGGTCTCGGTGACGTTCAAGTAAGCTTCTCGCATCTTGTCGAGGCCGCTTTTCTTGTTTTTCAGGCTGCAACGAGCGTGACAATTAAGTAAAACGTAAATTGTGATCAATAATTGTTcatgtgtgtgtacgtacTATGCGATATCTTCCTGAATAGTAGAGAGGTTACGCTCGAGACTATCGAGAAGCTTTTGCATGTCGCGGATCTCTTCCTCCATCTCGGTCATCACCTCCACGCGCAAGTCGGACGTCCTAGGAATCGGATAATTCTCGGGCTCCACTTGCTGAATCTCTCTCAGCAGGCTCTCGCGCAGTCTGTTTTGCTTCGTTTTCACGTCCTCCAGCGAAGTGGACGGCTTCAGGACGTAAGCTTCGTTGTTGGATATTATGTTCGTCAAGTCTTCTATGTTCTTTTCTCGCTCCGCCCTCTTGTCTTTCAACGTCTCGAAGGCGTCCTCCAGTGTATACTCCATTTCGTTTCAAGCAATTTTACGCACTGAAACGTCCGAAACCGCGTACGGAACGCGCCGGCTGGAGAGAGCGAGCGGTGATTGGCTCGCGAGATTCCTCCCTGCACTCGAGGTGGAGGCTAGGTGTCGCGTGTGTCGTCTCGTGCCTTGCGGTTTGTTGAGTTAATCATGCTCGCACGTCAGATAGGCAAGCTCTTGCGGCACTCGTATTCTCGTGCGATCGTGAATTGTCGCAATGTTTCTTCGGGGAACGTCGAAGCAGGTAGGTTTATCATCGTACAGTTATTCACGTAGAGTTTAACGACATTTGTAGGTTACGTTTCTTTTGTTTACGTTAGAAGAGGAGAATGGCAAGAGAAAATGACCGTTACGCATGTAgttgaattaattatattatataaaaatgttaatcgtAGTTGTCCTGACTGGTCATGTAACTTTCATCTGGTAGATGCAGCGGAGAGAGACCCGGCACCGTTCTTCTTCGACAAGGAGGTTCAGAAATCCTTGAGAAGATTGACGACGGTCGACTACAAGAAGGTCTTCCGGCCTCGCATGGATGGGCACAGGCTCAGGCGACCGGAGTACAAATTCATGACGGACGAGGAGCTCCAGGCAGCTATGGACGCAGCAAAACGGAAAGCAAATAGATACCTACAAATGCCACCAGTGGTTAAACAGAGATCGGAAATAACGACGGTGTTGGTCAAGGATGCCGCGCTGCTGGATCACGACACTGTTAAGTACGTCTTCACCGACATTACGTTTGGTCTGAAGGACAGGGAGAGGATCGTAGTAGTCAGGGAGCCTGACGGTACGCTGAGACACGCCAACTGGCAGGAGCGCGACAGGCTCATGCAAACCTACTTTCCGAAACCGGGAAAGGATATCCGTAAACCAAGAATGTTCGGAGGCAAATATCTGGAAGTGAGTACGTGCTCGAAAACTCGACgctttgtatttaaaaaaacaaaacaccTCAGGCCCAGGGATATTACAATGGCAAAAAACCTCAACCTAAAGCGAAAACTAATATCACCATTTTCCTTCTTTGCAGAGCTTGTTGGAGCGCAGCAAGTACGAGTTCACACTGGACCGCGCGTGCATTCAATTTGACCCGGACGATCCGGATTACCAAGCGGTTACGCGGGCGGTTTACGAGCGCATAAACTTGGAGAAGCACTTTGAGGCTCTAAGATCGACGCGCCACTTCGGGCCGATGGTGTTTCATCTCGTGTGGACGAGTAACATCGATAACCTGTTGTGCGAGATGATCGAGACTGATCGAATGGAGGACGCGGTCCTACTGATACGCCTGTATCACAAAATCCACCCCACGGCCGAGTCGGCGGTCAATCGGTGCAAGGATGACTCGAGCGACGAGGAAATCGTGATGCATTACGCGCGTTTCGACTCCGCGAGGACAACCACGATCGAGAAACTCGTGCAGTCGTACAAGGAATTGCATCAGCAGCGTAAACTGTTGGAGGAGGGGATTAAGAAGGCGCACGGCTTAACTTCGAATCAAGTGGAAACGGATAAAGTGTAAATATATGACCAATAAATCTAGCATTTTATGGTAATTATTTCTCTGCCGTTCGACCCATCTGGACACCCTTGCGACAGAAATGACAACGGGAAGCTCAAgtgttctaataaaaaaaatcgtcCCCTTTAGGAGAATACCCCGTAGAATAAGCGTGAGACTGTTGCTGCGGTATGTCATGATTTGCTTTATTCGTTGTTCGTAAGGTCGAATCAATCGATGGATAACAGACACACGGTCGTCAGGGGTAATTCGATGATTATTactcgattattttattacgtggtAGTACTTACAAACATTTACAAATGTAACAAGTCAATTCGATTTGGCGTACAGGATCGTCAGAAAACATTACACTAATGATCCGCTAATTCGTGATTATTACGAAGAACGAACGAAGAGAGAACGCAAATGCCTCGAGAACGGCCCGCGCTTGATTCGCGCGGGCCGACAGCGCGCACCTGTCCGACACGCTTGGTTTTCTTTACGATTAGAGAAGGATTGATTGGGAGATTGATTATACTTAGCGATTAAACGTGTCCGGTAACAAATAACAGCTCGGTACTCGCCGATACTCGCGTATCGCCGCGAACGAAAATGCACCGTTCAAAGTAGCTTTATACAAATGCAATTATACGATATATTGGCGATTGGTGGCAAACCTCTAGGATCGTGGAACAATATACAAAGTCGACGTGTATAACAAAATCAAAAACGAGAGAGGTCTCCTTCCTCTTGTCTCTCTTGCCGCCAGGATCTCGCGTcgttattgtttaatatttgataagcACTCGTAGAATCGTAATATGTTCGTTATCGATCATTATCATTTTGCCTTATCCTTAGTACTCTTACTGTAAGTAATTATTATGTCCCTATAGATCCGTACTCCACACTGCGACAGCGGAAAATAAATAAGGTATGCATCTCACCGCGGATATTTAACCCTCGGATGCAGTCAGCTGCGTTATTCGCGCTATGCCGTGCAAGTAATCATCGATTACGCTTCTTTAATGAATTCGTGAGAAATAATATCTTCATCCATCACAGTAATAAATATCTGGAAAGATTCTTAACGCTAGTATTGCTACTAATAAATCATAACGCTGAGAGAAAACTTGATCGCATTTGATCATGTTATCAGCAAAAAGTGCGACATGCATACCACATCGATGTAATTgattcttaatttttctttacgaATTTCGCATCGCGTACAGAGAGGATATCGTGTAACACgcattatcttttattatagttCATCTctctaataatatatcaacGATTCTTCATAATCTTctaattattaacataacgcAAAATCGAAATTTTCGTAATTCACAAATTACACAATCAAGCAGAGATAATTCTCGTCGCCGTTTTCGCTTTAGCCTACTTAAGGATTCTTGTTAACTGGCGAACTTTACTCTCCTGGATTTCTCAATGAACAATTAGTAATGCGCCATTCACCTGGGAAATGAACGCAATTCGCTCGACGCtacaaatgtgaaaaatgcgCGTCTCGCAATTGGTCTCGCATGCAATTTCTTGGCTGTCGATTCTAGAGAGTCCGTTCACCAGGTCGGAACGGACTCCGCGAACGCATCCGAGGGTTAATACGAGAGCCTCGTCGATTCGGTTTGCATTCAACCGGGCtaacgaaagagaaaagcgcatgtaaaataaaaacgcaTATGTACGCGAATGCGTCAGCTGCTTAGGCCCTTCGAAGCAAGGTAACGCGATCGCATCGAGCACTCTGATAGACTCGGACAACATGAGACGTCCGAAGGATGTCTGAAAAGTATCTCGATGTAGAATTCGTGATCTCAAGCATTCCATTTAAATGTCATTTCAGGAAGATCAGACTTCAGACGCTCGCGTTGTCCGTGAAGTGCGACGATGAGCTCGCTCTTTGTGCAGTAAGCTGTGATAAAATAGTGCGATCAACTTCGCTTCGCTTGTAAATTTATCATCTACGACAAAGTGGAAAGATGCAATGAAGCACGATAACTCGACGATCGTCATCCTGTGACGGGCAGAGTGCAGGGTTGATAATCAGCTAATGATCGCGATCGTCAAATAATCCGACACGGGATGCACGCTGCGCGGCGGTACATTGCGgaaaatgtaacagagctactgctgttgctgctttTGCGTTCGGGTTGGTAAATATTGAGCAATATTCTCTCTAACGCACACCTTTGGCCGCCGGAATACTCCCTCGCCGACAGGTCCCTTACGCGTCTTGCCGTGTCCCTCGACTCGAATCGACCACGTTGCCCCGAGAGAACAGACGATACACCGACTTTAATCGTCGAATTCGAGATCAATTAATCTTCTTTGCCTGTCCATAAACGATTTCTATAAATTACAAGATGCAGCAATGTTgaatcaataatttatcttgTATCTGTAATTTGATTTGGTTTaaagtgtaattaatttaaattcaagttGGTCTACAATCCATCTAAAATTGATTGTCAGACTTGTCCATTTTATCGGAaagttaattgaaattttgtcAATACATGTTGCACATTTCTTTCCATTCTTctagaaaattttcttgccaCTGAAATTCCAGGAAGAGACGATTCATTGCTGACTCGGTTTATTCGGATTGTTAGTTCTGGTCTCGGAaagtatacaaatataatccCGGCATAAATATTCCGCGCTTTACTCCGATCTAATTAGCTAATATagcagaattagctaatattACAGGTTGAAAAGGTCTGCATCGGGTCTAAGTGTGCCTCTGGCATCCTGTTGCCGTCTTCCGGTTCTCTCGAGTAGTTCTCTTTCGTTCTGCGAGCATCCTGAATCGTGTGCCAACTTCTCGTTTCAGAATTCCTCCTTGGACTTCCTGTACCTCTCAAATAAATTCCTCGCACAGTGCCACCCGTAATCCCTTACCGGTAACGAGAATAATCACGTTGGTCACCTATTCCTACGCAtcttgtgtatatataatatgtgtgtgtgtgtgtgtgtgtacgtatatatttgtaaGGGACTGGatgtgtgtacatgtatgtgtatacgCGTGTATATACACGTACGGTAGACAATTTGCTCTAAGCGCGATAAAATTCACGTGTCTGCGCACGTTAggaccgtcgtcgtcgtcgtcgtcgtgtacGAAACGCGTTTCTGATTTCGTTGACATCGTCCGAGAGAAATCAAATTGCTCCGCCGCTTCGCTCGTGACGTTAAACGATGCGCGTACGCAAAGTGAGCGTGTATGTTACGCGCGGttacagtatatatatatatatatatatatatatatatatatatatatatttatataatatatctcgtatatatatctctcatatgtatatacttaaattaactATCTAAATTTCCCacttatacgtatatatttatataaatctccCGCTACGTTCGCACGCGTACATATAGCATGTATATTTTCATGTACACGTTACGCGcgttgttataaatattatacacgtACATAGACGTGAGTGTATAACATTTATACGATGTGATCACCTACGTAGAACCTTGTGACGGTGTTACGTCGCCCTACCTACGACGAAGAAAGAACGAATAGCCGGATAGTTTACGGGTGACGGGAAAATCGCCGACGCCGGGATGTGCGCACGGCTCTGTGTATAATCTTAAAAAAGTACGCAAGTTTATGTCGTGTGTTTCCTCGTGTGTTTGGCACAGACGCGTGTTAGCAAGGAGAGAGAGCGGGCACATCGGATGTGCACGGAGTCGATCCAGGATCCATGCGCGAAGCTGCGCTCGTTCACCAGATTGTTACCCGCGTCTAGGAGGCTTCATCTCGGCGAAGGGGGAGAATCGCGAAATTAATCGAAACCTCGATATAATCGCGCTGCTTTCGTCGAACGAGGGAAGAAGGCTTCCGCCTTTTGGTCGTTTTTCTTGCGAGTCTGCTTTGGTCTCGTCCCTTGTTCAGCTTTGGCGAGTAGTGCTAGTAAGTCGCGTGTCGGTTTGCAACGTTGCGCAACGTCGCCAGGAAAGACCGAGAGACCAAGGGCAAGACGCATTCCGGTGCTCGATCGAGCGCAATCAAGATGCGCCGAATGATGTGAGCAACGAGCTCACCTTTCCTTTCCTTACGTTTCCTTTTTGTCTTCTCAAGTCCGGACGTTGAAGTTTCGCGTCCGCGTATCGAAAGGTTTCCTCGCGCCATTTCACGATTATTAATGCTATCGTTAACCATAATGATTAGTGCGGTATTATTACGCGTGCCTCGCGCGCTAATTCCTACTCTGCATTCTACTTTCCAAGAGACGTTATCCGCCCGCGAAGGAGCGGCGCTCAAGTTCGTCGTTCGCGATCAAGAGTagtcctcttcctccctctggTCCTCTTCATTCTTCTTGCTCGTCTCATTGCTTGATGTATCCTTTCATTCTTCttatttctctctccatcATCTTTACTTCTAGCAGCTTCCTGTCATCTTGCTCTTCTCGACTGTCTCCTTTCCAATCCATCCCCTAGTTTGTTCCTTCCTCCACTCGTCTCATTTGACCACAACCTCCCTGACTGCCGTCCGCGGACCGAGGATTGCCGGTCCACGGCCGTGTTAACTCGCTAGTGCGATTTCAGTGGCGACCTTAACGGTTGAACCGATCAGCGAGCGGCTTCTCGGTCACAGAATGTCCGTCTCGTATACTTTGCTGGTGGTCGTAGTGGACGTGGTGGTGACAGTCGTGGCCGAGCCGGTGGCAGTCGTGCTCGACACGACCGTCGTCGAGGTGGTGACGCTACCGGAAGCCTGGCTACCTGCGATGGTAATCACCGCGTTGCTCGCCGGAACTGTTTGACCATTTGCGGTGACCTCGATCTTGATCTGGTCGCCGTTACTGCTGATGACAGCCTCTTGCGGCTGCAGCTGCGGCTTCACGCTGAGGCTAGTGAGGGATCCGGAGGTCGCCGCGCTCAGACCCAGGCCCATCTTCGCCAGGAGGTTGCTCTCGGAGCCAGTCTTCTTCAGCAAGTCGGGCGGCACCGGCGGCACGGTGGTGACACCGGCTGCGTTCCTCTGCAGCTGTTGCAACCGGGTGTACTGCTCCTGCAGGGCCTTCTGCTTCCTCAAGAGCTCCTGATGCCGTTGCTCCAGCTGCTCCTGCCTGCCACGTTTGCTCTGCAAACCCTCCTGCGAGTTCACACTCTCGCATGAGCTGGAGTTGCTGGTCGACAACACTGCGGATGACTGCGAGGACGATGAATTGTGAATCGCTGCGACTCCCGCCGGTGTCGGCGCCGGTCTACCATCGCTGGTGACGTGGTCCACGGTGGACAGGATCGTCGTCGCATCCGGTGGCAGAGCCATGGGTGGTTTACCCTCCTTGCCGATGACGAGGCTGCCGCTGCGGGATGCCGGTCGGCGCAGGGTCGCATTGCCGCTCTGCAGGCTGCAAGGGTTCCTGGGCGGCAGTTGCGGACTGGTCGGGCTCGCCAGGGGTGATCGGGAGCTGGtgcgcggcggcggtggcggcggtacTCTCCTGGCGCTGGCCAGCTGCAGCAGCTCGGCGTTCCGCTCTGGCACCGGTGGCTTCTGCCCAGGAAGGAAGCCCTGCGGCAGCACCGGCAGACCGGGCGGCTGTTGCTGCTCCTGCTGCAGCGACAACCCTTGCAGCCTGGCGATGGGCGGTGAGGTGTCGGTGTCCGAGCTCGATGGGTACGAGTGCAGGCGACGTAGGGTGCCGCTGGCGCCCGGTGCCATTCCGGGCAGGCTCGCGACGCCGGAAgagacggcggcggcggtggcagcGATGCTCGAACCGGTCAGGATCCCACTGGACGAGTCCACACTGCCCTTCCGGCCAATATCGCTGATACTGGGCGCGcgaccaccaccgccgccgccgccgccggtgGTCGTCGCAACGCTCGTCGATTCCCGGAGGCTGGAGGCGCGGCCGATGTCTGCCAGCAACGTGGTGGAACCCGGGGGCACCGACAGGCTGCCGGACACGTGGCCCATCTGCGAGCTGGGTCGCGAGAAGGTCTGCAGCTCGTCTAGCAGAGCGTCGAGTGCGTTCTCCGGACGCTGCTGATAGTCGGCGGATGACTCGTGAGGGTGGCTCCCTCCCCCGAGGACGCTCGCTGACCCCACGACAGTGCGTTCCGCTGGCACAGGGGCAGCTGCCTGTTTCGTTCAGACACGCGGAATCAACAGTCGGCCTCGCCGCAGCCTGGTCAGCTGGAGGGCGGCTTTTGCCTGGCGACGTCGCGCCAGCGTCAACGTCGACGCCGAGGACGACGCCGGACGTTTCCCTCGTCGAGGGTGCTGGCGCGACGCGCCTCGGCAATGGGGAGATCGTGCtgtccttttctctttttttttgtttttttttcttgcgcGCGTTCTCGTTAGAAGGAAGTCAGAAGAAGCATCCTGCGCGCGTGTGATCGTGCGATTTGTCGGTGAATTTCCGGGGACGCCGCGTATGACGTCGGTGAAACGTGAGAAGTGGCGAACGTGAATGTAATGTACACAGTGATACACACAGATACTTACGCGTGTAGACACGGCAGAAAGATACAGATACATGTACAGATATACGTATAAGTGTAgaacggagagagaaaaagagagagtttGCTCTGATAAATTGCACATCGATTATGGTATCCTCGATCGTGTATGTACAGAGGTGTATCTTCACAACTGACCGTCTGGTCTTTCAGTGCGGATAAGTCAGTCGCGGTTATAGTACATTTTGTATGATACATTGTAGCACATGTAGCTTAGCGTGCTGTCGCTGTGGATGCTTCTTCTGACAACGAGAGCGATGACCGTAGAAAGTGGCGTCCCGAATAATGAAATTGCAGCAGGGATGATTCGCGAGAGATGACATTCGATACAGATCAGCAAAGTCCGTTACGTACAATATTTGATGGAAGTAACAATCATGATCTCTATGCTATCTGAAGatctacatattttataattaataactgaaTCTACGAATCTTATCTTATCAATTTCTTGTACTCTAGAtacgtaatttttattcaaacgTTTATGACTAAACAGCGTCTTGcgcgattatttatattagtcGTTTTAATCtcttctaaattattattaaatgaatgaaaaaaaaaaacttttattactttCTCGAAATTTGATAAAACCTTTTTACAACATAATGTGGTTCTACTTTTCGTATTCTGATTTGTGCGACAACGATACGCGCGAATCTCATAACGGACTTACTTCTCTGTGATCGTAAAATTTGAgtaatgaattaatttgcaatgaTGTGCGCGCAAATTTGAAAGAATGCAATTTGATACCAGATACAAAGGAGCTGTAGCTTCTCGATGGCGGCAGCTGCTATTAAATTCGCGCGAGCATATTAGCGCGAAGACGCACTTCGACACGCCACGATCGTACGATCGAAGGATCGCGAGTCGAATTTCGTCTTTCTTGTTTTATGTCATGCGTGCGTTTTATGTCATATGTGCGAGATAATGTACATGCGTATTAACGGTGAAGAAAGATGACTTAATAAAAGGAAGAGCATGACGATGAGACGATGAATGATGCGAGACATATAATGAGCGGAAATACGGAAACGATAGAATATGATGAACGAAGAAAataaagcgagaaagagaagagtcGCCGGATGGaccagagagaaagatagagatcGAAATCGGGAAatcgagagaaacagagagcgCAATGATGAGTCGTGAAtcgcaatataaataaacgtaaaataaGACACACAATA
Coding sequences within:
- the LOC105278790 gene encoding uncharacterized protein LOC105278790, with product MEYTLEDAFETLKDKRAEREKNIEDLTNIISNNEAYVLKPSTSLEDVKTKQNRLRESLLREIQQVEPENYPIPRTSDLRVEVMTEMEEEIRDMQKLLDSLERNLSTIQEDIAYLKNKKSGLDKMREAYLNVTETFANKTYEKEHALTKRIFQKVKDDLHTVVDTLFPDNAGFKELLAELTSAYLKGGDDVYIDITPDTLKYINFLVEADIAQYHRNDRTRIRMTELL
- the LOC105278791 gene encoding 28S ribosomal protein S22, mitochondrial isoform X1, giving the protein MLARQIGKLLRHSYSRAIVNCRNVSSGNVEADAAERDPAPFFFDKEVQKSLRRLTTVDYKKVFRPRMDGHRLRRPEYKFMTDEELQAAMDAAKRKANRYLQMPPVVKQRSEITTVLVKDAALLDHDTVKYVFTDITFGLKDRERIVVVREPDGTLRHANWQERDRLMQTYFPKPGKDIRKPRMFGGKYLESLLERSKYEFTLDRACIQFDPDDPDYQAVTRAVYERINLEKHFEALRSTRHFGPMVFHLVWTSNIDNLLCEMIETDRMEDAVLLIRLYHKIHPTAESAVNRCKDDSSDEEIVMHYARFDSARTTTIEKLVQSYKELHQQRKLLEEGIKKAHGLTSNQVETDKV
- the LOC105278791 gene encoding 28S ribosomal protein S22, mitochondrial isoform X2, whose amino-acid sequence is MDGHRLRRPEYKFMTDEELQAAMDAAKRKANRYLQMPPVVKQRSEITTVLVKDAALLDHDTVKYVFTDITFGLKDRERIVVVREPDGTLRHANWQERDRLMQTYFPKPGKDIRKPRMFGGKYLESLLERSKYEFTLDRACIQFDPDDPDYQAVTRAVYERINLEKHFEALRSTRHFGPMVFHLVWTSNIDNLLCEMIETDRMEDAVLLIRLYHKIHPTAESAVNRCKDDSSDEEIVMHYARFDSARTTTIEKLVQSYKELHQQRKLLEEGIKKAHGLTSNQVETDKV